The genomic stretch GTTTTCCGTAATGGCGGATATAAGTGAGGTAAAGCAGTCAGAGACAGAAGAGATAATCTGTGAGGCACCGGACTCAGAGACACTATTTGTTGAGTGGTTGAACAACCTCCTTTCAGTTGCACATCTCACCGGAAAATTATTCTCCGGCTTCAAGGTCGAGATAACCGGTAATAGTTTAAAGGGTCTTGCCATAGGTGAGCGGATTGATAAAAAACGTCATCACATTTTAACAGAGGTGAAGGCCGCTACATACAGTACGCTGAAGGTTGAGAAGAAAGATGATATTTATGTGGCGCAGTGTATTGTAGATGTGTGAGAAGGCAGTGAATAGTGAACAGTCAATAGTGAATAGTTAGAAGCAAGAAGTCAGAGGTAAGAAGTCAGAAGAAAGAGAGTGAATAGAAAGAAGATTTAGCTAGTGTAGCATTTCTTTCGGTAAGGGTGACCGAAATACAGGAATTCCCTCCCCTTCAAGGGGAGGGTTAGGGTGGGGATGGGGTTATTCTCGGATGAAAGAGGGTGAATGTGGACATAAAATCATTACATAAGATTTCTGATTATATCTGGGAGATTCCTGTGGAAGGGGATATGAAGGTTCCGGGGAGGATATTTGCCGGTGCGGAACTTGTTGAAGAATTGGATGATAATGTTGTAAAGCAGATAAAAAATGTTGCCTCTCTTCCGGGTCTTCAGGATGCGTCTATTGCGATGCCTGATGCCCATTGGGGTTATGGTTTTCCAATAGGCGGGGTAGGTGCTTTTGACCCTGATGAAGGCGGTGTTATCTCAATGGGCGGTATCGGGTTTGATATATCATGCGGTGTCAGGACTATGCGTACAGGTATGACAAGGGAGGAGATTGAACCTTACCTTGGAAAACTTATTGACCGCCTGTTTGCTATTGTCCCTGCAGGTGTAGGTTCTGAAGGAAAGATACGGTTAAACCAAAAGCAGATTGATGATGTATTAACCGGCGGCGCCAAATGGGCAGTTTCAAATGGATACGGTTATAAAGATGATTTGAGATATATCGAAGAAGATGGTGTGATGGCAGGGGCAGACCCCGGGCAGGTATCTGATACTGCTAAGAAAAGACAGTTCAAAGAGGTTGGGACATTGGGGTCAGGGAATCATTACCTTGAGATTCAATATGTTTCAGAGATATATGATGAAAGTGCAGCACAGGCATTAGGTATTTTTAGAGATGATATTCTCGTATCTGTTCACTGCGGTTCAAGGGCATTGGGTCATCAGATAGGCACAGATTACCTGAAAACACTGGCAGAGGCCTCAATAAAATACAATATACCGATTCATGACAGGGAGCTTGTGTGTGCCCCGCTTAATTCACCTGAGGGCAGGAGATATTTCTCTGCTGTGTGTGCCGGCATCAACTGTGCCCTTGCAAACAGGCAGGTTATATCTCACTTAG from Nitrospirota bacterium encodes the following:
- a CDS encoding archease codes for the protein MKMFETFDHRADIGVRGFGKSMEEAYENGAMAMFSVMADISEVKQSETEEIICEAPDSETLFVEWLNNLLSVAHLTGKLFSGFKVEITGNSLKGLAIGERIDKKRHHILTEVKAATYSTLKVEKKDDIYVAQCIVDV
- a CDS encoding RtcB family protein — protein: MKVPGRIFAGAELVEELDDNVVKQIKNVASLPGLQDASIAMPDAHWGYGFPIGGVGAFDPDEGGVISMGGIGFDISCGVRTMRTGMTREEIEPYLGKLIDRLFAIVPAGVGSEGKIRLNQKQIDDVLTGGAKWAVSNGYGYKDDLRYIEEDGVMAGADPGQVSDTAKKRQFKEVGTLGSGNHYLEIQYVSEIYDESAAQALGIFRDDILVSVHCGSRALGHQIGTDYLKTLAEASIKYNIPIHDRELVCAPLNSPEGRRYFSAVCAGINCALANRQVISHLVREAFSDVIPKARISILYDVSHNTCKIEEHIVGKKMKRLFIHRKGSTRAFGPGRIEIPEEYRAVGQPVLIGGTMGTCSYILIGTESGMKLAYGSACHGAGRALSRTQAKKKWRGDALLKDLASKGIIVRTHSYSGAAEEAPGAYKDVTAVVDSTHNAGLAKKVAMVKPMACVKG